The DNA sequence ACACTCGATGTTGAAGACTTTCACCACTCAGGCTGGTCCGTCTGCCAATTGGCGGAATCTGCAGAAAGTATGTAACTCTTTTCTTCATTTCGGTGCTGTCGAGGCTTATAGTAGCCACAGACGCTCCCGCCGTCTAAAACGAAGGATGATCACCCACGGAAAAGGAGAAAGTTAACATTGAGTACGAGCACTACGGCGACGGCTACTCAGGAGGCGTCTATCATCGTTACCACAGCTGAAGCAGGCCCTTCGAAAGTTGCGAATCCTGGTGGTGCAGACGATATCAAAAATGGAGAGAGTTTGTCTGCTCTGCGGCGAATGATTGCAGGCGAAGTCACCTGTACCGAGGCCCAAAAATTGTGAGTGTGTATGTCTTGTTTTATCCCAATCTAAAATTTCCTTTATCTGACACCTAATATTTGACTACAGGCCAGGAAAGTACCTCGCAATCGATTGTGAAATGGTTGGGGTCGGTCTTGACGGAACTGAGTCGTCACTTGCCAGGGTGACCATCGTGAACTACTATGGAGCTATTCAGCTAGACGAGTTTGTCAGGCAGAGGGAGAGAGTGGTGGATTATCGAACGCAGTACAGTGGAGTAAGAGAGTCGGATATGGTCAAAGGTGTGTCGCATTTGCTTTGTGTTCAGAGAGCAAATTGAGATACAGACGATTTCAGCAAAACCATTCGATTTTATACAAAAGAAAGTTGCGGAATTATTGAAGGACAAGATTTTAGTTGGGCACGCTATCCATAATGACCTCAAGGCGCGTCCTTTCAAGCCATATCGCTTTGTCCACATGTTAATCGTTCCCTTACATTCAGGCGTTGTTGCTCTCTCACCCACGACCTCTGACGCGAGATACTCAATATCTTTCCGGAAAACATAAGCTTGTGCGAAGCAGATATGTCGCTTTACGAAATTTGGTTAAACAGGAATTAGATGTAACGATACAAAGTGGGGAACATTCCAGCGTATGTTTCGGGgattctttctctttcacgAGCAAACTTCGATTTATAGCGTGCCATTTAGTTGACAGATGCACGAGCAACTATGGCCGTGTATCGCTTACACAGGAAAGAATGGGAAACGGGTGTCATAGGCGTTGCGACCGCCATGTTTTTGAAG is a window from the Marasmius oreades isolate 03SP1 chromosome 6, whole genome shotgun sequence genome containing:
- a CDS encoding uncharacterized protein (BUSCO:EOG092646PE), whose protein sequence is MLKTFTTQAGPSANWRNLQKTLPPSKTKDDHPRKRRKLTLSTSTTATATQEASIIVTTAEAGPSKVANPGGADDIKNGESLSALRRMIAGEVTCTEAQKLPGKYLAIDCEMVGVGLDGTESSLARVTIVNYYGAIQLDEFVRQRERVVDYRTQYSGVRESDMVKAKPFDFIQKKVAELLKDKILVGHAIHNDLKALLLSHPRPLTRDTQYLSGKHKLVRSRYVALRNLVKQELDVTIQSGEHSSLTDARATMAVYRLHRKEWETGVIGVATAMFLKTKLKKTVEGKAQGKRKAVDEDREASSELGDSDDEPNSSPHNKEAAKSPKTTTSKRAARLHKTTKAYSGGGRKGVSSGLSTIVRNGRRVKPGSTGRGGTRSGESSEQWWKAL